The sequence below is a genomic window from Campylobacter concisus.
GGTGAGTCTAGCATAGATACTGACGCATTGTTTAAAGCGCTTCTTGGCAATGATTATGTATCGATTTTAGATCATATAAATGAAAAAGTAGATGATATCCTTAGTGCAACCAATTTAGAGCAAGAAGAGCTAAATGATGAGGCTAGCGTAAGTATTAGTTTTAATGAAATAGATCCAAATTTAGCAAATGAGCATGGATTAAGAGAAGATGATCTTTTAGCTAAAATGAATGAACATAAAGAGAGTGACAAGCAGGTAGATACTAGCTTTGAGCATACAAATCTTAACGCAACTACGATATATATAGATATCGATAACGACTTAAATAAACTTTCATAAATTTGAGCTTTTTGCTCAAATTTCTTCTGTTTTAAAAAACTCAAATTTATCTAATATCCTCTATAATAAGCCAAAAACTTCAAAGGAAAACGATGAAAAAAATTCTAATCATCGCAGGCTCTTGTAATAGCGGCACAGCTGGGCTTCAAGCAGATATAAAAACATGTGCTAGGCTTAATTGTTATAGTGCAACAGCGGTAACTTCTTTGGTCGCTGAGACTACGGATGCTGTAAAGAGTGTAGTTTGCTTAGAACCTAGTTTTGTCAAAGATCAGCTTTGTACACTTGCGGAAGAATTTAGCTTTGATGCGATTAAGATAGGCATGTTATTTAGTGAAGAGATCATGGAGGTGGTGCATGAGTTTTTACTAACTCAAAATACCAAAGTAGTGCTTGATCCAGTTTGCGTCTCAAAAAGCGGACACAAGCTTATAAAAGATAGTGCGGTGACAAAGCTAAAAGATCTAATGAGCTTAGCTACGGTAACTACTCCAAATTTAGATGAGGCAAATGTGCTTTTTGGTGATGATTATAAAGATTTGCCTTGTGACGTCATCGTAAAAAAACATATCAGCGAAGATAGCAGCATAGACACACTTTATAAAAAAGATGGCTCACTAAGAAATTTTAAAACCCCACTTGTTAATCCGCTTGTAATGAGTGGAACTGGTTGTAGCTTTTCAACTGCACTTGCTTGCTTTTTAGCAAAGGGCAAGAGCTTGGAGGAGTCTATACAACTTTCAAAAGAGTATATTTGCTCTATCATAAAAGAGAGCATTGATACAAAGCTTGGCAAAAACCGCCTACTTTGGCATGGAGCGAAGTAAAATTTATCCCTCTGATCTTTGCACGGCAGCTGAGTGAGTGATGATGTCGTGCAGATTTAGTTTATCTTTTCTAAAGAAACAAAGGCAAAGCCCA
It includes:
- a CDS encoding hydroxymethylpyrimidine/phosphomethylpyrimidine kinase; protein product: MKKILIIAGSCNSGTAGLQADIKTCARLNCYSATAVTSLVAETTDAVKSVVCLEPSFVKDQLCTLAEEFSFDAIKIGMLFSEEIMEVVHEFLLTQNTKVVLDPVCVSKSGHKLIKDSAVTKLKDLMSLATVTTPNLDEANVLFGDDYKDLPCDVIVKKHISEDSSIDTLYKKDGSLRNFKTPLVNPLVMSGTGCSFSTALACFLAKGKSLEESIQLSKEYICSIIKESIDTKLGKNRLLWHGAK